One part of the Maridesulfovibrio zosterae DSM 11974 genome encodes these proteins:
- a CDS encoding PaaI family thioesterase, giving the protein MSEPCENVDIKEVIEEKIPFDHFLGIKVECAGKNYARLRLPYRPEFIGDARRPALHGGVISMLVDTCGGTAVWASGDVNDRVATIDLRIDYLRPAPPEDIVAEARVKLLGNRVGNTSIIVFAASDPDVIIAEGRAVYNVRKDSVD; this is encoded by the coding sequence ATGAGTGAACCATGTGAAAACGTAGATATCAAAGAAGTGATTGAAGAAAAAATTCCATTTGATCACTTTCTAGGCATTAAAGTAGAGTGTGCGGGGAAAAATTACGCCCGCCTAAGATTGCCATATCGTCCAGAATTTATTGGTGATGCCAGACGTCCAGCTCTACATGGCGGAGTCATATCTATGCTTGTAGATACTTGCGGAGGAACGGCTGTATGGGCATCTGGTGATGTTAATGACCGAGTAGCTACAATAGATCTAAGAATTGATTATCTCCGCCCTGCACCTCCAGAAGATATAGTAGCTGAAGCACGAGTTAAGCTTCTTGGAAACAGAGTTGGTAATACCTCAATTATTGTATTTGCCGCTTCAGATCCTGATGTGATTATTGCTGAAGGCCGCGCAGTTTATAATGTAAGGAAAGATTCTGTAGATTAA
- a CDS encoding TRAP transporter large permease, whose product MEPTTLGIIGIFVMLALLMTRMPVAYVMTLVGFGGFSMLISLKGGMNLLSRSFYDTFSSYSLSTIPLFILMGQLAFNSGISRRLYNTAYHFLGHIQGGLAMATVAACTAFGSVCGSSPATAATMATVGIPEMKRYGYSNSLAAGSVASGGGLGMIMPPSIVLIVYGILTEQSIGELFMAGIIPSIVLTILFIIAIAIICRRDPSLGPKGENFPLKEKLKSLLGLIDTIAVFGLVIGGMFFGFFTPNESAAVGVLGILLLGIIKRQLTWQAFVNSLYETLRTSCMVLFLVAGAVIFGKFLAVTRIPFNVAEWTASFDLHPLIIMTMILIVYFIGGCIMDALALIMLTIPVFYPVINTLGFDPIWFGVIIVLVTQIGVITPPVGINVYVVYGMAQKVAPDITLEDIFKGTMPFLSAILAGIILFAIFPQLILYLPQAMY is encoded by the coding sequence ATGGAACCGACCACTCTAGGAATTATCGGCATCTTTGTCATGCTGGCATTACTCATGACACGCATGCCGGTGGCATATGTAATGACTCTGGTTGGGTTCGGCGGATTTTCCATGCTGATTTCACTTAAAGGAGGTATGAATCTCCTTTCTCGCAGTTTTTATGATACTTTTTCATCTTATAGTCTTTCAACTATCCCTCTTTTTATTTTAATGGGACAGCTAGCATTTAACAGCGGTATCAGCAGAAGGCTTTATAATACAGCCTACCATTTCCTGGGACATATTCAGGGGGGCCTGGCAATGGCTACAGTAGCAGCCTGTACCGCCTTCGGATCAGTTTGCGGATCAAGCCCTGCGACAGCAGCAACGATGGCTACTGTCGGTATTCCTGAAATGAAACGCTATGGATACTCCAATTCACTGGCAGCAGGATCTGTAGCATCTGGTGGAGGACTGGGAATGATTATGCCTCCCAGTATAGTTCTCATTGTCTACGGAATCTTGACGGAACAATCTATCGGTGAATTATTCATGGCCGGAATAATTCCATCGATTGTACTCACAATTCTGTTTATCATTGCTATTGCGATAATCTGCAGGCGTGATCCAAGCTTAGGCCCGAAAGGTGAAAATTTTCCCCTTAAAGAAAAACTTAAATCACTGTTAGGTCTAATCGATACAATAGCTGTTTTTGGTTTAGTGATCGGTGGTATGTTTTTCGGTTTCTTTACTCCCAATGAGTCAGCAGCAGTAGGTGTACTTGGAATTCTGCTTCTCGGAATTATCAAACGCCAACTTACTTGGCAGGCTTTTGTCAACTCACTGTATGAAACACTACGCACCTCATGCATGGTCTTGTTTCTAGTAGCCGGAGCTGTAATATTCGGTAAATTCCTGGCTGTGACCAGAATTCCTTTTAATGTTGCAGAATGGACAGCTTCATTTGACCTGCATCCTCTTATCATAATGACCATGATACTAATTGTTTATTTCATCGGTGGTTGCATTATGGATGCACTGGCACTTATCATGCTTACCATCCCAGTTTTCTACCCTGTTATTAATACCTTAGGTTTTGATCCCATATGGTTTGGAGTTATCATTGTTCTTGTTACGCAGATAGGTGTCATAACCCCACCTGTTGGAATCAATGTCTATGTTGTATACGGCATGGCACAAAAAGTTGCCCCGGATATTACTCTTGAGGATATTTTTAAAGGAACTATGCCATTTCTATCGGCAATTCTAGCTGGAATAATTTTATTCGCAATTTTCCCACAACTGATTCTATACTTACCCCAAGCGATGTATTAA
- a CDS encoding TRAP transporter small permease has protein sequence MSNSKISGFIDKLESVLKNIAATCLIGMALLTGADIISRSVFGKPILGVEELVTVLAVLTTGLALGYAQSQKANIGVEFVYSKLRKQTRLIIKRVTTTAGAALFGIVTWRLYLYGCTMREANEVTMTLELPTDIIIYALAFGFGCFTLILIKELIMLFTEED, from the coding sequence GTGAGCAATTCTAAAATCTCAGGCTTTATAGATAAGCTAGAGAGCGTACTTAAAAATATTGCCGCAACATGTCTGATAGGTATGGCTCTATTGACCGGTGCTGACATAATTTCGCGGAGCGTCTTCGGTAAACCAATATTAGGTGTAGAAGAGCTTGTTACCGTCTTAGCGGTGCTTACGACAGGACTTGCCCTTGGATATGCACAGTCGCAAAAAGCAAATATCGGAGTTGAATTTGTATATAGCAAACTCAGGAAACAGACCAGACTGATCATTAAACGAGTTACTACAACTGCCGGGGCAGCACTTTTCGGAATAGTCACATGGCGCCTATATTTATATGGATGTACCATGCGCGAAGCAAATGAAGTGACGATGACTCTTGAACTTCCAACAGATATTATCATCTATGCTCTTGCTTTCGGTTTCGGATGTTTCACACTAATCTTAATAAAAGAGCTCATCATGCTTTTCACCGAGGAAGACTAA